In Planctomycetota bacterium, a genomic segment contains:
- a CDS encoding iron chelate uptake ABC transporter family permease subunit, with product MLTLATFDAWLRVLTLQDHNTRIVVLGTVLLGIASGVVGSFTLLRKRALMGDALAHATLPGIAMAFLLATAMGVGAKSLPILLLGATITGVLGVGVILVLTAHTPLKQDTALGVVLSVFFGAGIALLSIVQQLGTGSAAGLESFIYGKTASMVPADVAIIAGVGIVSLVVCGLLFKEFKLLCFDPAFAKSTGWPVVGLDVLMMALVTGVTVAGLQAVGLILVIALLIIPAAAARFWTDRLGAMAVIAAIIGGVSALIGTIASAALPRLPSGAMIVIAAAVVFGVSMLLGFRHGVVPRMLRQRELKRNVAKQHLLRAAFEVLEGRPLGEPIALTDLQPRRSWNLGRLRASARWAERAGQVVFDNGHMRLTDRGQRDAERFVRNHRLWETYLINFADIAPSHVDRDADMIEHVLDADMIAELERLVEANDRLASPHEIAEATEVQR from the coding sequence GTGCTGACCCTCGCCACCTTCGACGCCTGGCTGCGTGTCCTCACGCTGCAGGATCACAACACGCGGATCGTCGTGCTCGGCACGGTGTTGCTCGGCATCGCGTCAGGGGTGGTCGGATCGTTCACGTTGCTACGCAAACGGGCGCTCATGGGCGACGCGTTGGCGCATGCGACATTGCCGGGGATCGCCATGGCGTTCCTGCTAGCGACGGCGATGGGGGTCGGGGCCAAATCGCTGCCAATCCTGTTGCTGGGCGCGACCATCACCGGCGTGCTCGGCGTCGGCGTCATCCTCGTGCTCACCGCCCACACACCGCTCAAGCAGGACACCGCGCTGGGCGTGGTGCTTTCGGTGTTCTTCGGGGCGGGGATCGCGCTGCTGAGCATCGTGCAACAGCTCGGCACCGGCAGTGCCGCCGGGCTCGAGTCGTTCATCTACGGCAAAACCGCGAGCATGGTTCCGGCCGACGTGGCGATCATCGCCGGGGTCGGCATCGTTTCGCTGGTCGTGTGCGGACTGCTGTTCAAGGAGTTCAAGCTGCTGTGCTTCGACCCCGCATTCGCCAAGTCGACCGGCTGGCCCGTCGTCGGGCTGGACGTGCTGATGATGGCGCTGGTGACGGGCGTGACCGTCGCCGGGCTGCAGGCCGTCGGGCTGATCCTCGTGATCGCGCTGCTGATCATCCCCGCGGCAGCGGCGCGATTCTGGACCGATCGGCTCGGGGCGATGGCCGTCATCGCCGCGATCATCGGCGGCGTGAGCGCGCTCATCGGCACGATCGCGTCGGCCGCCCTGCCCCGCCTGCCCTCTGGCGCGATGATTGTGATTGCCGCAGCCGTGGTCTTCGGGGTGAGCATGCTGCTCGGCTTCCGGCACGGTGTCGTGCCGAGAATGCTGCGTCAGCGTGAACTCAAACGCAACGTCGCCAAGCAGCACCTGCTCCGCGCGGCGTTTGAAGTCCTCGAAGGCCGACCCCTTGGCGAGCCGATCGCGCTCACCGACCTGCAGCCGCGACGGAGTTGGAACCTGGGCCGACTGCGGGCCAGCGCCCGCTGGGCCGAGCGCGCCGGGCAGGTCGTTTTCGACAACGGCCACATGCGCCTCACCGACCGCGGCCAACGCGACGCCGAACGGTTCGTCCGCAATCACCGTTTGTGGGAAACTTACCTGATCAACTTCGCCGACATCGCCCCGAGCCACGTCGACCGTGACGCCGACATGATCGAACACGTCCTCGACGCGGACATGATCGCCGAACTCGAACGGCTGGTCGAAGCGAACGATCGGCTGGCGAGCCCACACGAGATTGCAGAAGCGACGGAGGTGCAGAGATGA
- a CDS encoding ECF-type sigma factor: MANDVQTNGESADSAAVRADGAGGSTPDFFGHVYSELRDLAHSRMTHEKAGLTLQTTALVHEVYLRLMKNPEVTWENPRHFFGAAAEAMRRILIERARRYATHKRGGGRKRVDLDGVVDAGAVLGNNGANDEAVAMLELNDALSELEQKDERMAEVVKLRYFGGLSVEETAAAIGGSSRTVKRDWAFARAWLAKRLDGRQEPIHGTAGDDR, from the coding sequence ATGGCAAACGACGTACAAACCAATGGGGAATCGGCCGACAGCGCTGCGGTGCGGGCGGACGGTGCGGGCGGATCGACGCCAGATTTTTTCGGGCACGTTTATTCCGAATTGCGTGACCTCGCGCACAGCCGGATGACGCATGAGAAGGCGGGACTCACGCTACAAACCACGGCGTTGGTCCACGAGGTGTACCTACGGCTCATGAAGAACCCGGAGGTCACCTGGGAGAACCCGCGTCATTTCTTCGGCGCTGCCGCCGAAGCGATGCGGCGGATCCTGATCGAGCGTGCCCGTCGGTACGCCACGCACAAGCGGGGCGGCGGGCGCAAGCGGGTCGACCTCGACGGCGTCGTCGACGCCGGTGCGGTGCTCGGGAACAACGGGGCAAACGACGAAGCGGTCGCGATGCTCGAACTCAACGACGCGCTTTCCGAACTCGAGCAGAAGGACGAGCGGATGGCCGAGGTCGTGAAACTTCGGTACTTCGGCGGGCTCAGCGTGGAGGAAACCGCCGCCGCCATCGGCGGCTCGTCCCGCACGGTCAAACGCGACTGGGCCTTCGCCCGCGCCTGGCTCGCCAAACGTCTTGATGGCAGACAGGAACCCATCCATGGCACAGCCGGAGACGATCGATGA
- a CDS encoding thiazole synthase translates to MTAPLRIGDFTIERDEHRLLVGTGKYRTYDEMRDALAATQCKIVTVAVRRERLIDADGKSLLDYLDLDKYTILPNTAGCFTAEDAVRVALLGRDLLEKQGNPGAGWVKLEVLGDKKTLLPDPVGTLEATAELVKEGFQVLCYTSDDPISARRLKDAGAASVMPAGSPIGSGQGILNPLNISLCLETLKEDDPDYPVIVDAGVGTASDVAACMELGADGVLLNTAIAHADDAVQMAHAMRHGLLAGRHAYLAGRIPKKRYATASSPMAGVISYIPGE, encoded by the coding sequence ATGACCGCCCCGCTGCGCATCGGAGACTTCACGATCGAGCGCGATGAGCATCGCCTGCTCGTCGGCACCGGCAAGTACCGCACCTACGACGAGATGCGTGACGCGCTGGCCGCGACGCAGTGCAAAATCGTGACCGTCGCCGTCCGCCGCGAGCGGCTCATCGACGCCGACGGCAAGTCGCTGCTCGATTACCTCGATCTGGACAAGTACACGATCCTCCCGAACACCGCCGGCTGCTTCACCGCCGAGGACGCCGTGCGGGTCGCGCTGCTCGGGCGGGATCTGCTGGAAAAGCAAGGCAACCCCGGGGCCGGCTGGGTCAAGCTCGAAGTGCTCGGCGACAAGAAGACCCTCCTGCCCGATCCCGTCGGCACCCTCGAAGCCACCGCCGAGCTGGTCAAGGAAGGGTTTCAGGTGCTCTGCTACACGAGCGACGATCCGATCAGCGCGCGACGCTTGAAGGACGCCGGCGCGGCCAGCGTCATGCCCGCCGGCTCGCCGATCGGCTCGGGCCAGGGCATCCTCAACCCGCTGAACATCTCGCTTTGCCTCGAGACGCTCAAGGAGGACGACCCGGACTATCCGGTCATCGTCGATGCCGGCGTCGGCACGGCCAGCGACGTCGCGGCATGCATGGAGCTCGGGGCCGACGGCGTGCTGCTCAACACCGCCATCGCCCACGCCGACGACGCGGTGCAGATGGCCCACGCGATGCGCCACGGCCTGCTCGCCGGTCGGCACGCTTACCTCGCCGGTCGTATCCCGAAAAAGCGCTACGCCACCGCCAGCAGCCCGATGGCGGGCGTGATTTCGTACATTCCCGGCGAATAG
- a CDS encoding alpha/beta fold hydrolase, producing MEDPHADIEVFTANADPSKSNAPVRAAIVVLHGRGGSARDLLTLTPQLLDGLPDAHDVAVLAPQAHDYTWYPHGFMKPREQNEPWATSALAAVDRLLANLTVERTVLLGFSQGACLACEYAATRPRRYAGVVAFTGGLIGETLTPYTGDLAGTPVLLTTGDPDPHVPFNRVEVTAEVLRDLTADMQVERYPGKPHSISRDELRLAAELIGSVLHP from the coding sequence ATGGAGGATCCGCACGCAGACATCGAGGTGTTCACCGCCAACGCCGATCCGTCGAAAAGCAATGCACCGGTCCGGGCGGCGATCGTGGTACTCCACGGTCGAGGCGGCAGTGCACGCGACCTGCTCACCCTCACCCCCCAACTGCTCGACGGCCTCCCCGATGCACACGACGTTGCCGTGCTGGCACCGCAGGCTCACGACTACACGTGGTACCCGCACGGCTTCATGAAGCCCCGCGAGCAGAACGAGCCGTGGGCGACCTCGGCGTTGGCGGCGGTGGATCGGCTGCTCGCGAACTTGACGGTCGAGCGCACGGTGCTGCTCGGGTTTTCACAGGGGGCGTGCTTGGCGTGTGAGTACGCGGCGACCAGGCCGCGCCGGTACGCCGGGGTGGTCGCTTTCACCGGCGGGCTCATCGGCGAAACTCTTACGCCCTACACCGGCGATCTTGCGGGCACCCCGGTGCTACTCACCACCGGCGATCCGGATCCGCATGTGCCGTTTAACCGGGTGGAAGTGACCGCCGAGGTGCTGCGCGACCTGACCGCCGACATGCAAGTGGAGCGTTATCCCGGCAAGCCGCACAGCATCAGTCGCGACGAGCTGCGCCTCGCCGCGGAGTTGATCGGCAGTGTGCTACACCCGTGA
- the rsmG gene encoding 16S rRNA (guanine(527)-N(7))-methyltransferase RsmG, producing the protein MPPHPLWTELADLTLAQIELLHRHLDLLLEHNQRLNLTAIRDRQLGEVRHTADALTLLPHLGDASSIADLGSGGGVPGVPLAIALPHRRFTLIDSVAKKMDACRAMIDTLGLSNVDVIADRAENVDRKFDAVVARAVAPMKKLVAWSKPLLNDGGVLLALKGRTGPEEAAPFKQATVHRSPVGDGVIIELRH; encoded by the coding sequence GTGCCGCCCCACCCGCTCTGGACCGAACTGGCCGATCTGACGCTGGCGCAGATCGAACTGCTCCACCGTCATCTTGATCTGCTGCTTGAGCACAACCAACGGCTCAATCTCACCGCCATCCGCGACCGCCAGCTCGGCGAGGTCCGCCACACCGCCGACGCACTCACACTGCTGCCGCATCTCGGTGACGCCAGTTCCATCGCCGACCTCGGCAGCGGTGGCGGGGTTCCGGGCGTCCCACTCGCCATCGCCCTACCCCACCGTCGGTTCACACTCATCGACTCGGTGGCGAAGAAAATGGACGCTTGCCGGGCGATGATCGACACGCTCGGGCTGAGCAACGTCGATGTCATCGCCGACCGGGCCGAGAACGTCGACCGAAAGTTCGATGCCGTGGTCGCCCGTGCTGTGGCCCCGATGAAGAAACTCGTCGCGTGGAGCAAGCCGTTGCTCAACGATGGCGGCGTGTTGCTCGCGCTCAAGGGACGAACCGGCCCCGAGGAAGCGGCACCGTTCAAGCAGGCGACCGTCCATCGTTCCCCTGTTGGCGATGGCGTCATCATCGAGCTTCGTCACTGA
- a CDS encoding alpha-L-rhamnosidase has protein sequence MHWTAKWIALPDAEPDVVVEYRLDCDRHIDTLHVSADQRFVLFADDVEIARGPTRGTVDRWSYNTVRVGREVHALRAIVWSLRDEVAPQAQQTFRHGFVLQADGCDTGSADWQARRLNGYTFSPMSAPYSVTFPGGLERFDATTADGPWKPVEAWAEAGAPLGRWGERGAPTLVPDPLPPMLQVPWTRQIVRHVDDRADDEPFESSDETARWQALIDDAVPMTVPPHSRVRLLLDLGDYVCGYDRTIATGLGARVDIGWQEALINPTDQAKRHRDNVTGMQFRGRWQALRLGAESVTHQTLWWSAGRYRCVVIETADAPATIESLGIIETRYPLELRSTQTVRPDIDATFPMCFRALQMCAHETYMDCPHYEQMQYVGDTRIQALVSYACTGDDRLARHALRMFARSVTPDGLVRARFPDRDEQVIPQFSLFYIGMLHDFLMWRDEPALVRECMPTVRGVCERFLANLRHDGLVDWPSGWNWVDWVSAWPTGNPPGAAGGSLSGINQWQLVYILGLAADLERFVGEDALADRLDRHAATLSAVIDATYWDESVGGWADTIKHDSFSEHAQCYAILSSRTDREKSERAGRLLDPSDREIHRGTFYFMHYVFEALHALGRGGEVLDRLAPWPAMRELGLRTTAERPEPTRSDCHAWSAHPLLHVHTTLAGVRPAAPRFAEVSINPKVVNIDVRMMHPRGEIAMKVDDSDVVVELPDGVSRV, from the coding sequence ATGCACTGGACCGCCAAGTGGATCGCGCTTCCCGATGCCGAGCCGGACGTGGTGGTCGAGTATCGGCTCGATTGCGACCGGCACATCGACACGCTGCACGTCTCGGCCGATCAGCGTTTCGTCCTGTTCGCCGACGACGTCGAGATCGCGCGAGGGCCGACGCGTGGGACGGTCGATCGCTGGTCGTACAACACGGTGCGTGTTGGTCGAGAGGTGCATGCACTGCGGGCGATCGTTTGGTCGCTGCGAGACGAGGTCGCGCCACAGGCGCAGCAGACGTTTCGGCATGGTTTCGTTTTGCAGGCTGACGGCTGTGACACGGGCAGCGCCGACTGGCAGGCGCGTCGGCTCAACGGTTACACGTTCTCGCCGATGTCGGCACCGTACTCGGTCACGTTCCCCGGCGGGTTGGAGCGGTTCGACGCGACGACGGCGGACGGGCCGTGGAAACCGGTCGAGGCTTGGGCGGAGGCGGGAGCGCCGCTGGGCCGTTGGGGTGAGCGGGGAGCGCCGACGCTTGTGCCGGACCCGTTGCCGCCGATGCTGCAAGTGCCGTGGACGCGGCAGATCGTCCGACACGTCGACGACCGGGCCGACGACGAGCCGTTCGAGTCTTCCGACGAGACCGCGAGGTGGCAGGCGTTGATCGATGACGCCGTACCGATGACCGTCCCGCCCCACTCTCGCGTTCGCTTGCTTCTCGACCTCGGCGACTACGTCTGCGGCTACGACCGCACCATCGCCACCGGGCTCGGAGCCCGCGTCGACATCGGCTGGCAGGAAGCGCTCATCAATCCCACCGACCAAGCCAAGCGTCATCGCGACAATGTCACCGGCATGCAGTTTCGCGGCCGTTGGCAGGCGCTGCGCCTCGGCGCAGAGTCGGTCACGCACCAGACGCTCTGGTGGAGTGCCGGTCGGTATCGGTGCGTCGTGATCGAAACCGCCGACGCCCCGGCCACGATCGAGTCGCTCGGCATCATTGAAACGCGCTACCCGCTCGAGCTGCGCAGCACGCAAACCGTCCGCCCGGACATCGACGCGACGTTTCCGATGTGCTTCCGCGCACTGCAGATGTGCGCCCACGAGACGTACATGGACTGCCCGCACTACGAGCAGATGCAGTACGTCGGCGACACGCGTATTCAAGCCTTGGTCAGCTACGCGTGCACCGGCGACGATCGCTTGGCCCGACATGCGCTGCGGATGTTCGCGCGATCGGTCACACCGGACGGGTTGGTCCGCGCGCGGTTTCCCGATCGGGACGAGCAAGTCATCCCGCAGTTTTCGTTGTTCTACATCGGGATGCTGCACGACTTTCTGATGTGGCGTGACGAGCCGGCGCTGGTGCGTGAGTGCATGCCGACGGTGCGCGGGGTGTGCGAGCGCTTCCTCGCGAACCTTCGGCACGACGGGCTCGTCGATTGGCCGAGTGGTTGGAACTGGGTTGATTGGGTGAGTGCGTGGCCGACGGGCAACCCACCGGGCGCGGCCGGCGGTTCGCTCAGCGGTATCAACCAGTGGCAACTCGTCTACATCCTCGGCCTTGCGGCGGACCTCGAACGCTTCGTCGGTGAAGACGCCCTGGCCGACCGGCTCGACCGACACGCCGCCACCCTCTCGGCCGTCATCGACGCGACCTATTGGGACGAATCCGTCGGCGGCTGGGCCGACACGATCAAGCACGACAGTTTCTCCGAACACGCCCAGTGCTATGCGATCCTCAGCAGCCGGACCGATCGCGAGAAGTCCGAACGGGCCGGACGGTTGCTCGATCCGAGCGACCGCGAAATCCACCGTGGGACGTTCTACTTCATGCACTACGTGTTCGAGGCGTTGCATGCACTGGGCCGCGGCGGCGAGGTGCTGGATCGGCTCGCGCCTTGGCCGGCGATGCGCGAGCTGGGCCTACGCACGACCGCCGAGCGGCCCGAGCCGACCCGTAGCGACTGCCACGCATGGAGCGCGCATCCGCTGCTCCACGTGCATACGACTCTCGCCGGTGTCCGCCCCGCCGCCCCGAGGTTCGCGGAGGTTTCGATCAACCCGAAGGTGGTCAACATCGACGTTCGCATGATGCACCCGCGCGGCGAGATCGCGATGAAGGTCGATGACAGTGACGTGGTCGTCGAACTGCCCGATGGCGTGTCACGGGTGTAG
- a CDS encoding metal ABC transporter permease, whose translation MTALFPSVALPLAAFDLHIDGWTIAVGAMCAVSCTLVGVFLVLRRMSMMGDAISHAILPGLAAAFLISGERSSLTMFIGAAAAGVLTALLVEWVRGAGKVDEGASIGVVFTALFAIGLVMIVQAADAVDLDPGCVLYGLLEFTPLSTVPLLGIDVPRAALPLGIMLVLNTAFVLVFYKELKLTSFDPALADTLGFRSGLMHYALMTLVAATAVASFEAVGNILVVAVLIVPAAAASMLTDRLPRLIAIAVLVAIGAAALGHLSAMWIPAAFGYKSVSSAAMMAVATGVFFAAAVLFGPRRGLVSKLYHRTALSLRIAREDVLTRLYRGDEQSREIPMEPMGPLTSRLVYGRLRRDGLLATDELALTKNGRSQAADLIRSHRLWETYLEQNADLPPGHVHYSAERLEHAIDAELQAELDAEVGTPAVDPHGRKIPREQGASS comes from the coding sequence ATGACTGCACTTTTCCCCTCCGTCGCTCTCCCCCTCGCCGCCTTCGACCTCCACATCGACGGCTGGACCATCGCGGTCGGGGCGATGTGCGCGGTATCTTGCACGTTGGTCGGTGTGTTCCTCGTGCTGCGGCGGATGAGCATGATGGGCGACGCGATCAGCCATGCGATTTTGCCGGGGTTGGCCGCGGCGTTTCTCATCAGCGGCGAGCGATCGAGCCTGACGATGTTCATCGGTGCCGCGGCGGCGGGTGTTCTCACGGCGTTGCTCGTCGAGTGGGTGCGCGGCGCAGGCAAGGTCGACGAGGGTGCGAGCATCGGCGTGGTGTTCACCGCGCTGTTCGCGATCGGCCTGGTGATGATCGTGCAGGCGGCGGACGCGGTGGACCTCGACCCGGGCTGCGTGCTCTACGGGCTGCTGGAGTTCACGCCGCTCTCGACGGTGCCACTGCTGGGGATCGACGTGCCCCGGGCCGCATTGCCGCTGGGGATCATGCTCGTGCTCAACACCGCCTTCGTGTTAGTGTTTTACAAGGAACTCAAGCTCACGAGCTTCGACCCGGCGCTGGCCGACACGCTCGGCTTTCGCAGCGGACTGATGCACTACGCGCTAATGACGCTGGTCGCAGCCACGGCCGTCGCGTCGTTCGAGGCGGTCGGAAACATCCTCGTCGTCGCGGTGCTGATCGTCCCGGCCGCCGCGGCGAGCATGCTCACCGACCGGCTGCCCCGGCTCATCGCCATCGCCGTGCTCGTCGCGATCGGGGCGGCGGCGCTGGGCCATCTCTCGGCGATGTGGATCCCCGCGGCGTTCGGGTACAAGAGCGTCTCGTCGGCGGCGATGATGGCCGTGGCGACGGGTGTGTTCTTCGCCGCGGCGGTACTCTTCGGGCCGCGCCGCGGGTTGGTGTCCAAGCTCTACCACCGCACCGCCCTCTCGCTGCGCATCGCGCGGGAGGATGTGCTGACCCGCCTGTACCGCGGCGATGAGCAGTCCCGTGAGATCCCGATGGAACCGATGGGCCCGCTCACGAGCCGACTGGTCTACGGCCGACTCCGACGCGACGGACTGCTCGCCACCGATGAGCTTGCCCTGACCAAGAACGGCCGCTCGCAGGCGGCGGACCTGATCCGCTCGCATCGATTGTGGGAGACGTACCTCGAGCAGAACGCCGACCTGCCGCCGGGCCATGTGCATTACTCCGCCGAGCGTCTCGAACACGCGATCGATGCGGAGTTGCAGGCGGAGCTCGACGCCGAGGTCGGCACGCCGGCCGTCGATCCGCACGGCCGCAAGATTCCGCGCGAGCAAGGTGCTTCGTCGTAG
- a CDS encoding zinc-ribbon domain-containing protein yields the protein MPELYEITCPHCAKVYELPREKIAKHAGSKIQCKTCTGVFLMPALPEVASAPATRPDRALVGAGTDGGGTDASSSTQTPWPFAFAADDDDEEIRDVEVEASDTRKASNSDTHFAEAALSDTFVGNATLGDSDPDETIDVEHEPTRTQPKPQSQPVADRINAVAGKLPVTAPFQEDEIAANKIKAEKAQRKAVEEQIERPVKKKHRRPVSREVLPPAPPVPAAEPAIDPDTLAAVQGDLRSIRRWLQFAGWLVILGLLAAVALPTLTYFGIIDWTKLAEFWNGNAS from the coding sequence ATGCCGGAACTCTACGAAATCACATGTCCCCACTGTGCCAAGGTCTACGAACTGCCACGCGAGAAGATCGCCAAGCACGCGGGCAGCAAAATCCAGTGCAAGACCTGCACGGGCGTGTTCCTGATGCCCGCCCTGCCAGAGGTTGCCTCGGCACCGGCGACGCGGCCGGACAGGGCGTTGGTCGGTGCCGGGACCGATGGCGGTGGCACTGATGCGTCCAGTTCGACTCAGACGCCTTGGCCGTTCGCCTTTGCGGCCGACGATGACGACGAGGAGATCCGCGATGTCGAAGTCGAAGCGTCCGACACACGGAAAGCGTCCAACTCCGACACGCATTTCGCCGAGGCCGCGCTCTCCGATACGTTTGTCGGCAATGCCACACTCGGCGACTCGGACCCGGACGAGACGATCGACGTGGAGCACGAGCCGACGCGGACCCAGCCGAAACCGCAGTCCCAACCGGTCGCCGATCGGATCAATGCGGTCGCGGGGAAACTGCCGGTGACCGCGCCGTTCCAGGAGGACGAGATCGCGGCCAACAAGATCAAAGCGGAAAAGGCACAACGCAAAGCCGTCGAAGAACAGATCGAGCGGCCGGTGAAGAAGAAGCACCGTCGTCCCGTGAGCCGGGAGGTGTTGCCGCCCGCCCCGCCAGTGCCTGCCGCCGAGCCCGCGATCGATCCGGACACGCTCGCGGCGGTGCAGGGTGACCTACGCAGTATCCGGCGTTGGCTTCAGTTCGCCGGCTGGCTGGTGATCCTCGGCTTACTCGCGGCGGTGGCCCTGCCGACGTTGACCTACTTCGGCATCATCGATTGGACCAAGCTGGCCGAGTTCTGGAATGGCAACGCGAGCTAA
- a CDS encoding ParA family protein, producing the protein MIIAVVNQKGGAGKTTLAVHLACWLADQGKRVAFADADPQQSAKLWLAGAAPDMPVLSPDDGEEVHAALTQLDSTFDAVICDAPPRLNDTTRVLMYMADSILIPVTPSTVDLRATLQAKQQLDLVQAAREEDGVSRAEVRLVINRVRAQTELSKAVIAVLKGLEIPVARQTLGLRDAFARACTEDTVVTRMSRLKSAKQASEEMEKLIAEVMTPAEPGVTLASLKEAA; encoded by the coding sequence ATGATCATCGCCGTTGTGAACCAGAAGGGCGGAGCGGGCAAGACGACGCTCGCGGTGCACCTTGCGTGCTGGCTCGCCGACCAGGGCAAGCGGGTCGCGTTCGCCGACGCCGACCCGCAACAGTCGGCCAAGCTTTGGCTCGCCGGGGCCGCCCCGGACATGCCGGTGCTCTCGCCCGACGACGGCGAGGAGGTCCACGCCGCCCTGACCCAGCTCGACAGCACGTTCGACGCGGTCATCTGCGACGCACCCCCCCGGCTCAACGACACGACCCGCGTGCTGATGTACATGGCCGACTCGATCCTCATCCCCGTCACGCCCAGCACCGTCGACCTGCGTGCCACGCTCCAGGCCAAGCAACAGCTCGACCTCGTGCAGGCGGCCCGCGAGGAGGACGGCGTGTCCCGCGCCGAGGTGCGTCTGGTGATCAACCGCGTCCGCGCTCAAACGGAGTTGAGCAAGGCGGTGATCGCGGTGCTCAAGGGATTGGAGATCCCGGTCGCCCGCCAAACGTTGGGCCTGCGTGATGCATTCGCGCGAGCCTGCACGGAAGACACGGTCGTGACACGGATGTCACGGCTCAAGTCCGCCAAGCAGGCGTCGGAGGAGATGGAGAAACTGATCGCCGAGGTCATGACGCCGGCGGAGCCGGGCGTGACGTTGGCGAGTTTGAAGGAAGCGGCGTGA
- a CDS encoding RNHCP domain-containing protein, translating to MKPSRSGRRRDGFQCIHCRQFISNHASGTQHRNHCPWCLWSRHLDDKPGDRASPCRAPTEPIAITVRPDGEWAIVHRCTRCRDLKTNRIAGDDSELALLQLALRPLALPAFPLDALGALRGVDAIGPEGGEP from the coding sequence GTGAAACCTTCTCGTTCTGGCCGTCGCCGTGACGGCTTCCAGTGCATTCACTGCCGACAGTTCATTTCCAACCATGCCTCCGGCACGCAGCACCGCAATCATTGCCCGTGGTGCCTGTGGTCGCGTCACCTCGACGACAAGCCCGGCGACCGGGCGAGCCCGTGCCGGGCACCCACCGAACCGATCGCGATCACCGTTCGCCCCGACGGCGAGTGGGCGATCGTCCACCGTTGCACCCGCTGCCGTGACTTGAAAACCAACCGCATCGCCGGCGATGACAGCGAGCTGGCATTACTTCAGTTGGCGTTGCGTCCGCTGGCTCTGCCGGCATTCCCGCTCGACGCCTTGGGCGCGCTGCGAGGGGTCGATGCGATAGGCCCGGAGGGCGGAGAACCTTGA
- a CDS encoding LysE family translocator, protein MSITAASLLAFLIASFVLAVTPGPGVLYIVTRSVAQGRRAGLASTFGVALGNFGNALGAALGLSAIFAVSSTAFTVVKLAGAAYLIYLGIQTMRRSERADTPNVAAAPVGRVMRQGFIVALLNPKTALFFTSFLPQFVEPTNNALIATVTLGGLFVLIAAITDAGYALAAGSAAGFLRRNQSLQSAGRYVSGSVYIGLGLWAAVTPQRAQ, encoded by the coding sequence ATGTCGATCACGGCGGCGTCGCTGCTCGCATTCCTGATCGCCAGCTTCGTGCTGGCCGTCACGCCCGGCCCGGGCGTCCTGTACATCGTCACGCGGAGCGTGGCCCAAGGACGCCGGGCCGGGCTTGCGTCAACGTTCGGCGTCGCGCTGGGGAACTTCGGCAACGCGCTCGGTGCAGCCCTTGGACTTTCGGCCATCTTCGCCGTCTCGTCCACGGCGTTCACCGTCGTCAAGCTCGCCGGCGCGGCGTACCTGATCTACCTCGGCATCCAAACGATGCGACGATCCGAGCGGGCCGACACGCCGAACGTCGCGGCCGCACCCGTGGGGCGGGTGATGCGGCAGGGGTTTATCGTCGCGCTGCTCAACCCGAAGACGGCTTTGTTCTTCACATCGTTCTTGCCGCAGTTCGTCGAGCCGACGAACAATGCGTTGATCGCAACGGTGACGCTGGGCGGGCTGTTCGTGCTGATCGCCGCGATCACGGATGCGGGTTACGCTTTGGCCGCCGGGTCCGCGGCCGGCTTTCTCCGCCGCAACCAGTCGCTGCAATCCGCCGGCCGGTATGTGTCGGGCAGCGTGTACATCGGTCTGGGCTTGTGGGCGGCCGTGACGCCGCAGCGTGCTCAGTGA